TTCAGCCCTCCAATAAAATCCTGTAAGTCAGAGAGCTAGTAAGAAAAGCAAAGTCAAGTATCCCAATTGTCAGACTGATTACAACAAAACGAGCTTTAGAAGTCCGGGTTTGTACTGTGCAGGAAACCTGTTTGCCGTGCCCGGGCAGGAGAAAGCCGGTTCCAACAGCGACtctggggaatgtgctctgggcCCCCCCTACGGTGCTTACTTAAGCTAATGGAAGAGCTTGCCTTTCAGCGGCCGCTGCACCGGGATACCAGACAAACAGCTCCCCCGACCCCTGGCAGGCCGGGCCCCTCTTCAAGACATCATTAAAAGCCATGCACTTGTTTCACCCGCGTTGGAAGTTTTGGGTGGCAAGAGCTCGGGACGCCTCTCCTGAAGCCAGGGAGAAGCCAGCGCTCTGGAAAGCATCCTTGCTTTGAACTTCTTAAAAACCAAAGGTCGATGTGAGATGAGGAGCTAGAAGAACATTAATAACTGGCGTTGAGGATGAAAAAGGACACAGAACACATGGCAGGTAAGAgaaggagggggggtggggggattgttgCGGGGAAAGGAACTGTCCCTGGTGGTGAGTGAGTCCAGAGGATTTCCTAAGCGGGCACAGGTCCCCGTGCGTGTCCTTTGCTTACAGGAGCTGTTCTTCTCCCATCAGCCTGTAGAACAGGGATGCAGCCGAATCGCCCCTGCTGGCTGGACCAAACCCCTTCCCAGCTTGCTTCTGCAAATTAACTACCCCAGCGCCTTCGGTTATGACGCTCCTTCGCACCCGAGGCTGCTGACAAGCCCCCACGCCGCCTCGCCCCTCCCAGCCGAGACCCCGATGAGCCGCAGGGCCCGGGAGACCCGATGGCGCTCTACCCCAAGAGCTGCGTGGACGCCACCATGCTGGACTTTGTCGCAGACTTGGCCTCCTCGGGCCACCCTCTCCTCGGGGATTTCGAGCCTGGCGTCTGCTTTGGGGACCGAGACCTGTCCCGGGGTGAAGGAAGAGCCGGGGTGCGGGCGGGTCTGCCGGAGGGACACcccgaggaagaggaggaagaggaggaggaagaggaggagggcggAGTAGACgacggggaggaggaaggggaggaggagggggatgaAGAGGAGCCGGCGAGAGGCGCGTGTCTGCTTGGCCGCCCCAAGAGGAAGCGGGTGATCACCTCGGCGCAGCGCCAGGCCGCCAACATCCGCGAGAGGAAACGCATGTTCAACCTCAACGAGGCCTTCGACGAGCTGCGCAGGAAGGTGCCCACGTTCGCCTACGAGAAGAGGCTGTCGCGGATCGAGACCCTGCGCCTGGCCATCGTCTACATCTCCTTCATGACCGAGCTCCTGGACAGCTGCCAGAAGCAGGAGAGCGGCTGAgagaggctgggtggggccaCGCAaggggcgggggtgcagggggtcGGCGCCTTCTCACCTGCAGAGCCCGCCCAGAGCTGCGTCACTTGGggaccgccccccacctcccgctaGGGGCTGCGGCAGGACGAGGAGGGGGGACAGAGCGTGACCTCCTGGATCTAGACTCAGGTTTGCAAACTCCCGAGAGCTGCGTTGGTGGCCGTGGAACTGATGTCCCTGAGATCCACGGGATCGATGGAGAGCGCGGGGCCAAGTGGGAGTGGCCCCGGGGACCCTACCCCAGAGGACCAATAAGAAGGGGTGGAATAGGGAGGGAGCCGAGTCTCCGAGAGTTcggggccctccctgccctccttaTCCTGACACCAATCTAGAGCAGACGCCAGTGGAGAGTGAAGGGTGCGAGTGTCCTGCAGGCTGCGGGAGTTCAAAGCCTCTGAACTCTCGGAGAGAGTTTCCTGGAGAGATGGGAACCAACCAGGCGACTGAGAAAGAGGGACCCTCAAAGGGGCCAGCCTCCGGTGCCCGTTccatctctctgtgcctctgtctctctccactcccttcctccttctctccctcgcTTTTACCCCTTCCTTTACCCCCCTCCCTctgaccctcctctctcccccttgtcTCCTGTCCCTTCTTCCAcccagcctctccctctctcccttctcccctgggCCCTCTCCTTCTgcccccttttcctctccctctccttcttcccacCTTACCTCTTTCTCATCTTCTCCCCCTTccgtctccctctcctctccctctccctctctctccttctccccctccttctccctctccttcttcctcctatccctccctgtccttcttccctctctccctctctccttcaccccaccctctctctccctgtccttctctccctcccctccctctccccgccctcatctctctcccttcctttctttcctcctctctctctctctctctctctctctctctctctctctctctctctctctctctctctctctctctctctctctctctctctctctctcggtttcCACTGGATCTTTCTGTGACCCAAAAGTCTGGG
The nucleotide sequence above comes from Sorex araneus isolate mSorAra2 chromosome 1, mSorAra2.pri, whole genome shotgun sequence. Encoded proteins:
- the FERD3L gene encoding fer3-like protein; the protein is MALYPKSCVDATMLDFVADLASSGHPLLGDFEPGVCFGDRDLSRGEGRAGVRAGLPEGHPEEEEEEEEEEEEGGVDDGEEEGEEEGDEEEPARGACLLGRPKRKRVITSAQRQAANIRERKRMFNLNEAFDELRRKVPTFAYEKRLSRIETLRLAIVYISFMTELLDSCQKQESG